A region from the Paraburkholderia youngii genome encodes:
- a CDS encoding CsbD family protein, which produces MDTNSAAGAVKEVAGKVQSAVGDAVGDTSAQVAGKARELSGKAQQLCANTTSLLRDTTAESPFTTLAVVALAGFVMGALWSRGGRDYD; this is translated from the coding sequence ATGGACACGAATTCAGCGGCAGGCGCGGTAAAGGAAGTCGCCGGCAAGGTGCAGAGCGCAGTCGGCGACGCAGTCGGCGACACCAGCGCGCAGGTGGCGGGCAAGGCGCGCGAATTGAGCGGCAAGGCGCAGCAGTTATGCGCGAACACGACGAGCCTCTTGCGCGACACGACGGCCGAAAGCCCGTTCACGACGCTGGCCGTCGTCGCACTCGCCGGGTTCGTGATGGGCGCGCTGTGGTCGCGCGGCGGTCGCGACTACGACTAA
- a CDS encoding Pr6Pr family membrane protein has translation MRPTLVPQRESELPLHTPSVSSLTLAAVIALIAWMAILAQADLAIDRTLARGLTVFDALARMSSYLTNLTVLASAFCFTSVALWKHRSPLVRFFRQPTVVTAVVAYMVFVGIAYNVLLRGMWPLSPYRRMLNESLHSALPLLAALYWVLFVPRFHLRLRHCLLWLVYPLAYLGITFWRGSLSDFYPYPFIDVESLGLRQVLVNSALLFGGFLMLLAVFVGINSRRRR, from the coding sequence ATGCGCCCTACCCTCGTTCCGCAGCGCGAGTCCGAGCTGCCGCTGCATACGCCCAGTGTGTCGTCGCTGACGTTGGCGGCGGTGATTGCGCTGATCGCGTGGATGGCGATCCTCGCGCAAGCCGACCTGGCCATCGATCGCACGCTCGCGCGCGGTCTCACCGTGTTCGACGCGCTCGCGCGCATGAGCAGCTACCTCACCAATCTGACGGTGCTCGCCAGCGCCTTCTGCTTCACCAGCGTCGCGCTGTGGAAGCACCGCTCGCCGCTCGTGCGCTTTTTCCGCCAGCCGACCGTCGTGACCGCGGTGGTCGCGTACATGGTGTTCGTCGGCATCGCGTACAACGTGCTGTTGCGCGGAATGTGGCCGCTGTCGCCCTACCGGCGCATGCTCAATGAGTCGCTGCACAGCGCGCTGCCATTGCTCGCCGCGCTCTACTGGGTGCTGTTCGTGCCGCGCTTCCATCTGCGCTTGCGTCACTGCCTGCTATGGCTCGTCTATCCGCTCGCCTATCTCGGCATCACGTTCTGGCGCGGCAGCTTGTCGGATTTCTATCCGTATCCGTTCATCGACGTCGAATCGCTCGGGCTGCGCCAGGTGCTGGTCAATTCCGCGCTGCTGTTCGGCGGTTTTCTAATGCTGCTGGCCGTGTTCGTCGGCATCAATTCCAGGCGCCGACGATGA
- a CDS encoding DUF2252 domain-containing protein, whose translation MKASTIAEREARGRAAREHSKRSSHRAVGELHRDPIELLKRSSAERVENLVPLRYGRMAASPLAFHRGSAILQAHDLSKVHDSGLSMPICGDGHLMNFGGFATPERQLVFDLNDFDEVSIGPFEWDLKRLCASLVVAARQMRLSRGTAESLVMTAVGSYRDRVAQYAQFGALDLWYDRITFDRMAEIALTPERRRTVRRAMEKAASRTHQSLLGKMASFDGNRWTIHDTPPALFHVLGANTLFTAEETETYRTGNIEKMIELVWDEYRKSMSHDRRDLLDHFTRHDVVFKVAGVGSVGTRCLVVLLVDHMGEPLFLQMKEARPSVIAQFYKSPTVKHQGERVVQGQRLLQTASDVFLGWGTGPHGRQFYFRQLRDMKLSANIELFDSDLLDGYARLCGWIMARAHAKASGQAIEISAYIGRSDQFAEALSGYASAYADQVERDYEGFIKACRAGKLEARTDEEMAADFRV comes from the coding sequence ATGAAAGCCAGCACCATTGCCGAACGGGAAGCGCGCGGCCGCGCCGCACGCGAGCATTCGAAACGCTCGAGCCATCGGGCGGTCGGCGAGTTGCACCGCGATCCGATCGAGCTGCTGAAGCGAAGCAGCGCGGAGCGCGTCGAGAATCTGGTGCCGCTGCGCTATGGGCGCATGGCAGCCTCGCCGCTTGCGTTTCATCGCGGCAGTGCGATTCTGCAAGCGCACGATCTGAGCAAGGTGCACGACAGCGGTCTTAGCATGCCGATCTGCGGCGACGGCCATCTGATGAATTTCGGCGGATTCGCGACACCCGAGCGGCAACTGGTCTTCGACCTGAACGATTTCGATGAAGTCTCGATCGGCCCGTTCGAATGGGACCTGAAACGCCTGTGCGCGAGCCTCGTCGTGGCCGCGCGGCAGATGCGCCTGAGCCGCGGCACCGCCGAGAGTCTCGTGATGACCGCGGTCGGTTCGTATCGCGATCGCGTCGCGCAATACGCGCAGTTCGGCGCGCTCGACCTGTGGTACGACCGCATCACGTTCGACCGCATGGCCGAGATCGCACTGACGCCCGAGCGCCGGCGCACGGTGCGGCGTGCCATGGAAAAGGCCGCGAGCCGCACGCATCAAAGCCTGCTGGGAAAAATGGCATCGTTCGACGGCAATCGTTGGACCATCCACGACACGCCGCCCGCGCTGTTTCACGTGCTCGGTGCGAACACGCTGTTCACAGCCGAGGAAACCGAAACCTACCGGACCGGCAACATCGAAAAGATGATCGAGCTGGTGTGGGACGAGTACCGCAAGTCGATGTCGCACGATAGGCGCGATCTGCTCGATCACTTCACGAGGCACGACGTCGTGTTCAAGGTGGCTGGCGTCGGCAGCGTCGGCACGCGTTGTCTGGTCGTGCTGCTCGTCGATCACATGGGCGAGCCGTTGTTCCTCCAGATGAAGGAGGCGCGGCCATCGGTCATCGCGCAGTTCTACAAGTCGCCGACGGTCAAGCATCAGGGCGAGCGCGTCGTGCAAGGTCAGCGGCTGCTGCAAACCGCGAGCGACGTGTTCCTCGGCTGGGGGACGGGGCCGCACGGGCGGCAGTTCTATTTCCGCCAACTGCGCGACATGAAGCTGTCCGCGAATATCGAGCTGTTCGACAGCGATCTGCTCGACGGCTACGCGCGGCTATGCGGCTGGATCATGGCGCGCGCGCATGCGAAGGCGAGCGGGCAGGCGATCGAGATCAGCGCGTACATCGGCCGCAGCGATCAGTTCGCCGAAGCGCTGAGCGGCTACGCGAGTGCCTACGCGGATCAGGTCGAGCGCGACTACGAGGGGTTCATCAAAGCGTGTCGCGCCGGCAAGCTCGAAGCGCGTACCGATGAAGAGATGGCGGCGGATTTTCGCGTGTAG
- a CDS encoding polysaccharide deacetylase family protein, with protein sequence MNECPNPPRRWPRSRNSALLNGTIGWHVIVLIGVAVAPAAWPWWLASIIANHALFTITGLLPRTTLLGPNWTRLPASPRNADAIALTIDDGPDPVVTPQVLDLLDAFDVRATFFCIGSKVERYPQLAREIVARGHALENHSQVHVHTFSVTFPHALTREIAAAQRTLESVSGARPMFFRAPAGLRNLFLEPVLRKLDLRLAAWTRRGYDTRERNPHVVARRLLDGLAARDILLLHDGNAALTIEGQPLILAVLPSVIEAARERHLRFVTLREARVDA encoded by the coding sequence ATGAATGAATGCCCGAACCCGCCGCGCCGCTGGCCGCGTAGCCGCAACTCCGCACTGCTGAACGGCACGATCGGCTGGCACGTGATCGTGCTGATCGGCGTGGCTGTTGCACCAGCCGCGTGGCCATGGTGGCTCGCCTCGATCATCGCGAATCACGCGCTGTTTACGATCACCGGACTGTTGCCGCGCACGACGCTGCTCGGACCGAACTGGACCCGACTGCCCGCGAGCCCGCGCAACGCGGATGCGATCGCGCTGACCATCGACGACGGCCCCGATCCCGTCGTCACGCCGCAAGTGCTCGATCTGCTCGACGCGTTCGACGTGCGGGCGACGTTCTTCTGCATCGGCTCGAAGGTCGAGCGCTATCCGCAACTCGCGCGTGAGATCGTCGCGCGTGGACATGCGCTCGAAAATCATTCGCAGGTGCACGTGCATACGTTTTCGGTCACGTTTCCGCACGCGTTGACGCGCGAGATCGCCGCGGCGCAACGCACGCTCGAATCCGTCAGCGGCGCGCGGCCGATGTTCTTCCGCGCGCCCGCCGGACTGCGCAATCTCTTTCTGGAGCCGGTGCTGCGCAAGCTCGATCTGCGTCTCGCCGCGTGGACACGGCGCGGCTACGATACGCGCGAGCGCAACCCGCACGTGGTCGCGCGGCGGCTGCTCGATGGCCTCGCCGCGCGCGACATCCTGTTGCTGCACGATGGCAACGCCGCGCTGACCATCGAAGGCCAGCCGCTGATTCTCGCGGTGCTGCCGAGCGTGATCGAAGCAGCGCGCGAGCGGCATCTGCGGTTCGTCACGCTGCGCGAAGCGCGCGTCGATGCGTGA